The uncultured Bacteroides sp. genome has a segment encoding these proteins:
- a CDS encoding DNA translocase FtsK, which yields MAKKKTDKSPAIESASSNKLAQIFQNETLHFIMGLLMVIFSVYLLLAFTSFFFTGAADQSILDNHDTQQLSSVNNHIRNYAGSRGAQLASYLINDCFGVASYLILLFLAIAGMKLMRVRNFRLWKWFIGCSLLLIWCSVFFGFAFMDTYQYSFIYLGGLHGYNVSNWLISQIGVPGISLLLLATALCFLIYLSAQTIIYIRRLLQLNFRSKKEKVQTAGSAYEEDTQDFTNPEPKTVNFKLDHSFEQAVASKPMAIITPEIEKPADDWVKSNIVNEEENDSINPTEENEEEQEYKEPEFKIESPNFGEEERYDASNLGQYNPTLDLENYHHPTLDLMKRYDNSEPAINMEEQTANKDKIISTLRSFGIEISSIKATVGSTVTLYEITPEAGVRISKIRGLEDDIALSLSALGIRIIAPIPGKGTIGIEVPNSNPKIVSMHSIISSKKFQESTYELPIAFGKTITNEIFMVDLCKMPHVLVAGATGQGKSVGLNAIITSLLYKKHPAELKFVLIDPKKVEFSIYSTIEKHFLAKLPDGEEAIITDFTKVVQTLNSLCIEMDSRYDLLKKAHTRNIKEYNEKFINRRLNPEKGHKFMPYIVVIIDEFGDLIMTAGKEVELPIARIAQLARAVGIHMIIATQRPTTNIITGTIKANFPARVAFRVSSMMDSRTILDRPGANQLIGRGDMLFLQGSDPVRVQCAFVDTPEVEQITNYISRQQGYTTAFYLPEYVGEESESSVVDVDMNRLDPMFEDAARLIVIHQQGSTSLIQRKFSIGYNRAGRIMDQLEKAGIVGPSEGSKARQVMCLDETDLEMRLNNLKQ from the coding sequence ATGGCAAAGAAAAAAACAGATAAGAGTCCTGCAATAGAGTCAGCATCATCCAATAAACTTGCACAGATCTTTCAGAATGAGACCCTTCATTTTATCATGGGTTTACTTATGGTGATATTTTCAGTCTATTTACTTCTGGCTTTCACCTCATTCTTCTTTACCGGAGCCGCAGATCAAAGTATTTTAGACAATCATGATACACAGCAATTATCGTCTGTCAATAACCATATAAGAAATTATGCCGGATCACGAGGTGCACAGTTGGCTAGTTATCTGATAAACGACTGCTTTGGAGTTGCCTCATATTTAATATTGCTATTCTTGGCTATTGCTGGTATGAAGTTGATGCGCGTACGCAATTTCCGCCTTTGGAAATGGTTTATAGGTTGTTCTTTGTTACTCATCTGGTGCTCTGTGTTTTTTGGCTTTGCATTCATGGATACTTATCAATACAGCTTTATTTATCTTGGAGGATTGCACGGATATAACGTAAGCAACTGGCTGATATCTCAAATCGGAGTTCCAGGTATTTCATTGCTTCTCTTAGCCACAGCTCTTTGTTTCCTTATCTATCTGAGTGCACAGACTATAATCTATATCAGACGATTACTGCAACTTAATTTCAGAAGCAAAAAAGAGAAAGTACAGACTGCTGGGTCGGCATACGAAGAGGATACTCAGGATTTTACAAATCCGGAACCTAAAACGGTAAATTTCAAACTGGATCATAGTTTCGAACAAGCTGTAGCTTCCAAGCCCATGGCAATTATTACTCCAGAGATAGAAAAGCCAGCTGACGATTGGGTTAAATCAAATATAGTAAACGAAGAAGAAAATGATAGTATAAATCCTACTGAGGAGAATGAAGAGGAGCAGGAATATAAAGAACCCGAATTCAAAATTGAGTCGCCTAACTTTGGTGAGGAAGAACGATATGATGCTTCTAATCTGGGACAATATAATCCTACTCTTGACTTAGAGAACTATCATCATCCAACCTTGGACTTAATGAAGCGGTACGATAACAGCGAACCGGCTATTAACATGGAAGAGCAGACAGCCAATAAAGATAAGATTATCTCCACACTGAGAAGCTTTGGTATCGAAATCAGTTCCATAAAAGCGACTGTTGGATCTACAGTTACCCTATATGAAATTACTCCAGAGGCAGGCGTACGCATTTCCAAGATCCGCGGCCTGGAAGATGATATTGCTCTCAGCCTTTCGGCATTGGGTATTCGTATTATCGCACCTATTCCTGGAAAAGGGACTATTGGTATTGAAGTTCCAAACTCCAATCCCAAGATCGTATCCATGCATTCCATTATTTCCTCGAAAAAATTTCAGGAATCCACATACGAACTCCCCATCGCCTTTGGTAAGACCATTACCAATGAGATCTTTATGGTTGATCTTTGCAAAATGCCTCACGTGCTTGTGGCCGGAGCTACTGGTCAGGGTAAATCAGTGGGGCTTAATGCTATCATTACATCTTTGCTCTATAAAAAGCATCCTGCAGAATTAAAATTTGTATTGATCGATCCCAAAAAAGTGGAATTCAGCATTTATTCAACCATAGAGAAACATTTTCTTGCCAAACTGCCTGATGGTGAAGAAGCTATTATTACTGACTTCACCAAAGTGGTGCAGACATTAAACTCTCTTTGTATTGAAATGGATTCACGTTACGATTTACTTAAGAAAGCACACACTCGTAATATCAAAGAATACAATGAGAAATTTATTAACCGTAGGCTAAACCCCGAAAAGGGACATAAATTTATGCCATATATTGTGGTGATTATTGACGAGTTTGGAGACCTGATTATGACTGCCGGCAAGGAAGTAGAGCTGCCAATTGCACGTATTGCCCAGTTGGCACGTGCCGTTGGTATTCACATGATTATTGCTACTCAACGACCAACAACCAACATAATTACGGGAACAATCAAGGCTAATTTCCCTGCCCGGGTTGCTTTCCGTGTTTCGTCCATGATGGACTCTCGTACTATTCTTGACCGTCCGGGAGCCAACCAGTTGATAGGTCGCGGAGATATGCTCTTCCTTCAGGGAAGCGATCCTGTTCGTGTGCAATGCGCATTTGTAGATACCCCGGAAGTGGAACAAATCACCAATTATATTTCCCGTCAGCAAGGTTACACCACCGCATTCTACCTACCTGAATATGTAGGAGAAGAAAGTGAAAGTAGTGTTGTAGACGTAGATATGAACCGTCTTGACCCAATGTTTGAAGATGCAGCCCGACTGATTGTGATCCATCAGCAAGGCTCAACATCTCTTATCCAACGTAAATTTTCTATCGGCTATAATCGTGCCGGACGAATTATGGATCAACTTGAAAAAGCGGGTATTGTAGGCCCATCGGAAGGCAGTAAAGCCCGACAAGTAATGTGTCTTGATGAAACTGATCTGGAAATGAGGTTGAACAACTTAAAACAATAA
- a CDS encoding ABC transporter ATP-binding protein, which translates to MATITINNLQKNFGEKRAVDIENYAINNGEILGLVGNNGAGKTTFFRLILDLLKADNGSAQINGIVSNESEEWKNFTGAFIDEGFLIDYLTPEEYFYFIGKMYGLNKEEVDERLTTFERFMNGEVVGQKKYIRNFSAGNKQKIGIISAMIHHPQLLILDEPFNFLDPSSQSIIKHILKDFNEKTGSTILISSHNLNHTTDICPRIALLENGKIIRDIDNTDNSAEKELEDYFNVE; encoded by the coding sequence ATGGCAACAATAACAATAAATAATCTGCAAAAGAATTTCGGCGAAAAAAGAGCCGTCGATATAGAAAACTACGCTATCAACAATGGTGAAATACTAGGATTGGTAGGAAATAACGGAGCTGGAAAAACAACTTTTTTCCGATTAATACTAGATCTACTAAAAGCTGACAACGGTTCGGCTCAAATTAATGGCATTGTGTCCAATGAAAGTGAAGAGTGGAAGAACTTTACGGGAGCGTTCATTGACGAAGGCTTTCTTATTGACTATCTCACTCCTGAAGAGTATTTCTATTTCATAGGGAAAATGTATGGGCTAAATAAAGAAGAAGTTGATGAACGGTTAACCACATTTGAACGATTCATGAACGGAGAAGTTGTTGGACAAAAAAAATATATCCGTAATTTCTCTGCAGGAAACAAACAAAAAATCGGTATTATTTCAGCTATGATTCATCATCCTCAATTACTTATTCTGGATGAACCATTCAACTTCCTTGATCCAAGTTCTCAATCCATCATTAAGCATATCCTCAAAGATTTTAATGAAAAGACAGGATCCACCATACTTATTTCGAGCCATAACCTGAACCACACTACAGACATCTGCCCTCGCATTGCTTTGTTAGAAAACGGGAAAATAATCCGTGACATTGACAATACTGATAATTCTGCAGAGAAAGAGCTGGAAGATTACTTCAACGTGGAATAA
- a CDS encoding insulinase family protein produces the protein MKHLFSSLFVGAFLLYTGSAFAQQMPPIPVDKDVRIGKLENGLTYYIRKNTTNEKRADFYIAQKVGSILEEPKQRGLAHFLEHMAFNGTKNFPGTDNKLGIVPWCETVGIKFGVNLNAYTSIDQTVYNISNAPVTREGILDSCLLILHDWSNDLLLSDKEIDKERGVIHEEWRSRMSAMQRFQEKALPLMYAGTKYADCMPIGTMDVVDNFKYQTLRDYYEKWYRPDLQGIIIVGDIDVDAVEAKIKKAFADIPKPVKPALRTYFPVSNNKEPIVIIEKDKEQTNMQILLFNKHEAFPDSLKNNMQYLFFDYAKGMISTMLNARLNELVQSATPPFIHGYTYDDNFFVSKTKDAFTGVTICKEDGVENALSTLLREIERAYRFGFTESEYVRARAEYLRNLESEFNERNKKKNDSYVNQYVNNFVSNEPIPSIEDQYTIMNQVAPKLPVDMINKVMKSFIADSNQVVSVFGPDKEGLVYPTKEKILSILKNVKAENITAYVDKVSNEPLISKAPKPGKIVSSKENTIYGTTTLTLSNGVKVIVKKTDFKADEIRMKGVSLGGNSLMPASEIINIKNLSDVVELGGLGNFSAVNLEKALAGKKASVSPFIGTNTEGVSGSCSPKDLETMLQLTYLTFTAPRMDADAFTSFKTRMKANLLNQEANPMITFNDSITFGVYGNHPRAMRLKADMVDKIDYQKCMDLYKDRFKDASDFTFILVGNVDLEAAKPLIEQYLGSLPSIKRKETFKDTKMEMRKGEFKNEFKKKQETAKASVFALYSGKCKYSSENDIMMSMLEQVLNIVYTEKIREEEGGTYGVSVNGDISKFPREEFSLQIVFQTDPAKKDKLVKIVFEEAAKIAKEGPSEKTLAKVKEYMLKKYKENLKENGYWLKNIDEYFYTGVDMNTNYEELVNKATISGLQKFANSLFSQKNQIEVTMTSPEAK, from the coding sequence ATGAAACATTTATTTAGCAGTTTGTTCGTTGGAGCATTTCTGTTGTACACAGGCTCGGCTTTTGCACAGCAAATGCCCCCCATTCCCGTTGATAAAGATGTAAGAATAGGGAAATTAGAAAACGGATTAACTTACTACATCCGTAAAAACACAACAAATGAGAAACGTGCTGATTTCTATATTGCACAAAAGGTTGGTTCTATTCTTGAGGAACCTAAGCAAAGAGGATTAGCTCATTTTCTGGAGCACATGGCATTTAATGGTACAAAAAACTTCCCTGGTACTGATAATAAATTAGGTATTGTTCCTTGGTGTGAAACTGTGGGAATAAAATTCGGTGTAAATCTCAATGCATATACCAGTATTGATCAAACCGTATATAATATCTCTAATGCACCTGTTACACGTGAAGGAATTCTAGACTCTTGTCTGCTTATTCTACACGATTGGTCTAACGATTTGTTATTATCAGACAAAGAAATAGATAAAGAGCGTGGTGTTATTCATGAAGAGTGGCGTTCACGTATGAGTGCTATGCAACGTTTTCAGGAAAAAGCATTGCCTTTAATGTACGCGGGAACAAAATATGCCGACTGTATGCCAATTGGTACCATGGATGTGGTTGATAATTTTAAATATCAAACTCTTCGGGACTATTATGAAAAATGGTATCGTCCGGACTTACAAGGAATCATTATTGTAGGAGACATAGATGTGGATGCAGTGGAAGCAAAAATAAAGAAAGCTTTTGCTGATATCCCTAAACCGGTAAAACCAGCTCTTCGTACTTACTTCCCTGTTAGTAACAACAAGGAACCAATTGTGATCATTGAAAAGGACAAGGAACAAACTAATATGCAGATTTTGCTTTTTAACAAACATGAAGCATTTCCTGATTCTTTAAAGAATAATATGCAATATTTATTCTTCGACTATGCAAAAGGAATGATTAGTACTATGCTGAATGCCCGTTTAAATGAATTGGTTCAGTCTGCAACTCCACCTTTTATTCATGGTTACACATATGACGATAACTTCTTTGTTTCAAAAACCAAAGATGCATTTACCGGTGTTACAATATGCAAAGAAGACGGAGTAGAAAATGCATTGAGCACTTTGCTTCGTGAAATAGAAAGAGCTTATCGTTTCGGTTTTACAGAATCAGAATACGTACGTGCACGTGCTGAATACCTACGCAATCTTGAATCTGAGTTCAACGAACGTAACAAAAAGAAGAATGACAGCTACGTTAATCAATATGTAAACAACTTCGTTAGTAATGAACCAATACCAAGTATAGAGGACCAATATACAATAATGAATCAGGTGGCTCCTAAACTACCTGTTGATATGATTAACAAAGTGATGAAATCATTCATTGCAGACAGCAATCAGGTTGTATCAGTCTTTGGTCCTGATAAGGAAGGATTGGTTTACCCTACAAAAGAGAAAATACTTTCTATTCTTAAAAATGTAAAAGCAGAAAATATTACCGCATATGTAGATAAAGTATCTAACGAACCTCTTATCTCTAAAGCTCCAAAACCAGGTAAGATTGTATCTTCAAAAGAAAATACAATTTACGGTACTACAACTCTTACATTATCTAACGGAGTAAAAGTTATTGTTAAAAAGACAGACTTCAAAGCTGACGAAATTCGTATGAAAGGCGTAAGTTTAGGAGGAAATTCATTGATGCCTGCATCTGAGATTATTAATATCAAGAATCTGAGTGATGTAGTAGAATTAGGAGGATTAGGAAACTTTAGTGCTGTGAATCTGGAAAAAGCATTAGCTGGTAAAAAAGCTTCAGTAAGTCCTTTTATTGGAACAAATACTGAAGGTGTAAGTGGTTCTTGCTCACCTAAAGATCTGGAAACAATGTTGCAGCTGACATATCTTACATTTACTGCTCCAAGAATGGATGCAGATGCATTTACTTCATTCAAGACTCGTATGAAAGCAAACCTATTGAATCAGGAAGCAAACCCGATGATTACTTTCAATGATTCAATTACCTTTGGTGTTTATGGTAATCACCCAAGAGCTATGCGCTTAAAAGCTGATATGGTTGATAAGATTGATTATCAGAAATGTATGGATCTATATAAAGATCGTTTTAAAGATGCAAGTGACTTTACCTTTATCTTGGTAGGTAATGTTGATCTTGAAGCTGCCAAACCGTTAATCGAACAATATCTTGGTTCACTTCCTTCTATCAAAAGAAAAGAAACGTTCAAAGATACTAAAATGGAGATGCGTAAAGGTGAATTCAAGAATGAGTTCAAGAAGAAACAAGAAACAGCAAAAGCATCCGTATTTGCTTTATATAGCGGAAAATGCAAATATTCATCTGAAAATGATATTATGATGAGTATGCTTGAACAGGTTCTAAACATTGTTTATACAGAAAAAATACGTGAAGAAGAAGGTGGAACTTACGGAGTTAGCGTAAACGGAGACATCTCTAAATTCCCGAGAGAAGAATTCTCACTTCAAATTGTATTCCAAACTGATCCTGCCAAAAAGGACAAACTAGTGAAAATTGTTTTTGAAGAAGCAGCTAAAATTGCCAAAGAAGGTCCATCTGAAAAGACCCTCGCTAAGGTAAAAGAATATATGTTGAAGAAATACAAAGAAAATCTGAAAGAGAACGGCTACTGGTTAAAAAATATCGATGAATATTTTTATACCGGAGTAGATATGAATACAAATTATGAAGAGCTTGTAAACAAAGCAACGATCAGCGGTTTGCAAAAATTTGCAAATAGCTTGTTCAGTCAAAAGAATCAGATAGAAGTGACCATGACTTCTCCTGAAGCTAAATAA
- a CDS encoding DUF5063 domain-containing protein, with protein MEKKHQVIFSRDVVEFVTVAAEFCAFLERSEGAKRNSFVDTTLKILPLLYLKASLLPECEMQGDEEPETFVTEEVYEVMRMDIASILREKDDYLEVFLPEMAYSDTPIKKCISEDLADIYQDLKDFIFVFQLGYDETMHDSLAICRENFGMYWGQKLVNTLRALHDVKFNVDNEEDNEEKEGNQNEEL; from the coding sequence ATGGAAAAAAAACATCAAGTGATATTCAGCAGAGACGTTGTGGAATTTGTAACTGTGGCAGCCGAGTTTTGTGCATTTCTGGAAAGATCTGAGGGCGCAAAACGGAATTCTTTTGTTGATACTACTTTGAAAATTTTGCCATTGCTTTATCTTAAAGCATCTTTATTACCCGAATGCGAAATGCAGGGAGATGAGGAGCCAGAAACTTTTGTCACTGAAGAAGTTTATGAAGTGATGCGAATGGATATAGCCTCCATTCTGCGTGAGAAAGATGACTATCTTGAAGTTTTTCTTCCAGAAATGGCATATAGCGATACACCTATAAAAAAGTGTATATCAGAAGATTTAGCAGATATATATCAGGATCTGAAAGACTTTATTTTTGTTTTTCAGTTAGGCTATGATGAAACAATGCATGATTCTTTAGCTATTTGCAGAGAAAACTTTGGAATGTATTGGGGACAAAAATTGGTTAATACCCTAAGAGCCTTGCATGATGTGAAGTTTAATGTTGATAATGAAGAAGATAACGAGGAAAAAGAGGGTAACCAGAACGAAGAATTATGA
- the trxB gene encoding thioredoxin-disulfide reductase, which yields METIEKTRCLIIGSGPAGYTAAIYAGRANLSPILYEGLQPGGQLTTTTDVENFPGYPDGVDGNQLMDDLKRQAARFGADIRSGLATAADLSNPPYKITIEGEKIIEADTVIIATGATAKYLGLEDEKKYAGMGVSACATCDGFFYRKKVVAVVGGGDTACEEAIYLAGLAKKVYLIVRKPFLRASKIMQERVLDHEKIEVLFEHNTLGLFGENGVEGAHLVKRMGEPEEKRYDIAIDGFFLAIGHKPNSEIFASYLETDSTGYIITEGDSPRTNVPGVFAAGDVADPHYRQATTAAGSGCKAAIEAEHYLSEHKL from the coding sequence ATGGAAACAATAGAAAAAACAAGATGCTTGATTATCGGTTCAGGACCGGCAGGCTATACAGCTGCAATTTATGCAGGACGCGCAAACCTCTCTCCTATCCTTTACGAAGGATTACAACCAGGAGGGCAGTTAACAACCACTACTGATGTGGAAAATTTCCCAGGTTATCCCGACGGAGTAGATGGAAATCAACTAATGGATGACTTAAAAAGACAAGCAGCCCGTTTTGGTGCAGATATAAGAAGCGGACTTGCCACAGCTGCCGATCTTAGCAATCCTCCTTATAAAATAACAATTGAAGGAGAAAAGATCATTGAAGCAGATACTGTCATTATTGCTACCGGTGCTACAGCTAAATACTTAGGACTTGAAGATGAAAAAAAATATGCCGGAATGGGTGTCAGTGCATGTGCTACTTGCGACGGATTCTTTTACCGCAAAAAGGTAGTAGCTGTAGTGGGTGGTGGTGACACCGCCTGTGAAGAAGCCATTTATTTAGCAGGATTAGCTAAAAAAGTATACCTTATAGTTCGCAAGCCATTCCTCAGAGCATCAAAAATTATGCAAGAGCGTGTATTGGATCACGAGAAAATAGAGGTTTTGTTCGAGCATAACACATTAGGACTCTTTGGAGAAAACGGAGTGGAAGGCGCTCATTTGGTAAAGCGAATGGGAGAACCAGAAGAAAAACGCTATGATATTGCCATCGATGGTTTCTTCCTTGCTATTGGCCATAAGCCTAATTCAGAAATATTTGCTTCTTACCTGGAAACAGATTCTACAGGATACATTATTACTGAAGGAGATAGTCCACGAACGAATGTTCCGGGAGTCTTTGCTGCCGGAGATGTAGCCGATCCTCATTATCGTCAGGCAACAACAGCTGCCGGCAGTGGATGTAAAGCTGCTATTGAAGCCGAACATTACCTTTCTGAGCATAAGTTATAA
- a CDS encoding DUF5687 family protein, whose protein sequence is MLLQELRKHAKLAAKRHPMFEKNKFGKFYLYFMTIFWSGYLIFFGILFGFGFAEGFPTMEPYHIMNKGIFILLALDFLFRFIFQKTPTQEIKPYLLLPVKKNKLLNFLLLKSAVSTYNAIWLFMIVPFAFITTLRLFGITGLVTYCLGFYLLMILNNYWYLICRTLINEKTYYVLIPIIFYGLLGLAEFTLGNPVSTFTMNLGESFIKHNPLGFLGVLIAILGLGWINRAIMLKNLYAELAKTEDTKVKHVSEYKFLERYGEVGEYFRLELKLLFRNKRSKSMFRMGCFLIIMLTAMLFTPTYEGAFGKSFVGIYNFAILGILMLTQVMSFEGNYLDGLMSRKESIYNLLRAKYYFYSFAMIVPFILMIPAMVMGKISFLMAVSYGFFTTGFIYFIVLQLAVYNNKTTPLNESLIGRQSTGTGFQSLISGLSFGIPLLVNNFLRIALGETISLWILLVIGLGFTFTSNLWIMNIYKRFMKRRYKNMEGFRDTK, encoded by the coding sequence ATGCTATTACAAGAATTACGAAAACATGCCAAACTTGCAGCAAAGCGGCATCCCATGTTTGAAAAGAATAAGTTCGGAAAATTCTATCTGTATTTTATGACTATCTTTTGGTCTGGTTATTTAATTTTCTTTGGCATATTATTCGGATTTGGTTTTGCTGAGGGTTTTCCAACTATGGAACCCTATCACATAATGAATAAGGGAATATTTATCCTTCTGGCTCTGGATTTCCTATTTCGTTTCATTTTTCAAAAAACACCTACTCAGGAGATAAAGCCTTATCTGCTATTACCTGTCAAGAAGAATAAACTGCTCAATTTCCTACTTTTAAAATCGGCAGTAAGCACATATAATGCCATCTGGCTATTTATGATTGTTCCATTTGCTTTTATCACAACTTTAAGACTTTTCGGAATTACAGGATTAGTCACATACTGTCTGGGATTCTACCTTTTGATGATTCTCAACAACTACTGGTACCTTATTTGTCGTACCTTAATAAATGAAAAAACATATTATGTACTTATACCTATCATCTTTTATGGACTTTTAGGTTTAGCTGAATTTACTTTAGGAAACCCAGTAAGTACATTTACAATGAACTTAGGAGAAAGTTTTATAAAGCATAACCCACTAGGATTTCTTGGTGTTTTAATTGCAATATTAGGATTAGGCTGGATTAACCGTGCCATTATGCTTAAAAATCTTTATGCAGAGCTTGCCAAAACAGAAGATACCAAAGTGAAGCACGTTTCAGAATATAAATTCCTTGAACGCTACGGCGAAGTTGGAGAGTATTTCCGTCTTGAGCTCAAACTGTTGTTCAGAAATAAAAGAAGTAAATCCATGTTCCGAATGGGATGTTTTCTTATTATAATGCTTACCGCTATGCTCTTTACCCCTACTTATGAAGGAGCATTCGGCAAAAGCTTTGTAGGAATTTACAATTTTGCCATTCTGGGTATTCTAATGCTCACACAAGTTATGAGCTTCGAAGGTAATTACCTTGACGGCCTGATGAGTCGTAAAGAATCTATTTATAATCTACTCAGAGCCAAATATTATTTTTACAGCTTTGCTATGATCGTTCCTTTTATTCTGATGATTCCTGCTATGGTGATGGGAAAAATCTCATTTTTGATGGCTGTGTCGTACGGCTTCTTTACTACCGGATTCATCTATTTCATAGTTCTTCAGTTAGCTGTTTACAACAACAAAACAACTCCCCTGAATGAAAGCCTTATTGGTCGTCAATCAACCGGAACTGGTTTTCAAAGTTTAATAAGCGGACTTTCTTTTGGTATTCCTTTGCTGGTAAATAACTTTCTGAGAATTGCTCTTGGCGAGACTATTAGTCTCTGGATATTATTAGTTATAGGATTGGGATTTACATTCACCTCTAACCTCTGGATTATGAATATCTATAAACGTTTTATGAAAAGAAGATATAAGAATATGGAAGGATTCAGAGACACCAAATAA
- a CDS encoding TraB/GumN family protein produces the protein MKKTIILAGVLFLSISINAQSLLWKVSGNGLKSPSYIFGTHHLAPLSILDKVSGFKDAFNSTTQVVGELNMKDAQSPESVKKMQEKMFITNDTTAQILFNDKELETINAFLKTNMGFDLSQAPKIKPAFVSMVAAVFLATKALPGYNPKEQLDGYFQTKGEESGKKVLALETMEFQRDLLYDSQSLQRQARLLVCVLSDTTKEISNVKELTEAYYSFDLEKMDQLSKEKQGTSCDPQPGENELMIDNRNKDWATKLPAIMKETPSFIAVGALHLPGKAGLIALLKKQGFKVEPVK, from the coding sequence ATGAAAAAAACAATTATCCTTGCAGGCGTTTTATTCCTTTCTATATCTATCAACGCACAATCACTTCTGTGGAAAGTTTCTGGCAATGGTTTGAAAAGTCCGTCCTATATATTCGGGACACACCACCTTGCTCCTCTTTCCATTCTCGACAAAGTTTCCGGATTTAAGGATGCTTTTAACTCCACAACACAAGTTGTTGGGGAACTAAACATGAAAGACGCGCAATCTCCCGAGAGTGTAAAAAAAATGCAGGAAAAGATGTTTATCACCAACGATACTACTGCACAAATACTTTTCAATGATAAAGAGCTCGAGACAATAAATGCTTTTTTAAAGACAAATATGGGATTTGATCTTTCTCAGGCACCAAAAATAAAACCAGCTTTTGTTAGTATGGTAGCAGCAGTATTTCTCGCTACCAAAGCTCTTCCGGGTTATAATCCAAAAGAACAATTGGATGGCTATTTTCAGACAAAAGGAGAAGAAAGTGGAAAAAAAGTATTAGCTCTTGAAACAATGGAATTTCAACGGGATTTACTTTACGATTCTCAGTCGCTTCAACGTCAGGCACGTCTTTTAGTTTGTGTACTAAGTGATACTACTAAAGAAATCAGTAATGTCAAAGAACTAACCGAAGCTTACTATTCTTTTGATCTTGAGAAAATGGATCAGCTATCCAAAGAAAAGCAAGGTACAAGTTGCGACCCTCAACCGGGAGAGAATGAGCTCATGATTGATAACAGAAATAAAGACTGGGCTACCAAACTTCCTGCAATTATGAAAGAAACACCTTCTTTTATTGCCGTAGGTGCATTACATCTTCCCGGGAAAGCTGGTTTGATTGCCTTACTCAAGAAGCAGGGATTCAAAGTGGAGCCAGTGAAATAA
- a CDS encoding LolA-like putative outer membrane lipoprotein chaperone, translating to MKKYIITLLISAIILPCFAQKDAQAKKILDQTSTAFANAGGIKATFTIKAGGGQTKGTLQLSNKKFLLNTNDATTWFDGKTQWSYLKHSDEVNISVPSEEELQSMNPYALLNIYKKGFNYQYNGTVGNNYKITLTPENKKNAFSRIVLLISKTNYQPQHITLEQQKNKSEITVTGYQTKQSFSNSLFQFNKKNYPHAEIIDLR from the coding sequence ATGAAAAAGTATATTATTACATTGCTGATTAGCGCAATAATTTTACCTTGCTTTGCACAAAAAGATGCACAGGCAAAAAAGATTCTGGACCAAACTTCAACAGCCTTTGCAAATGCGGGGGGTATTAAAGCAACATTCACCATTAAAGCTGGCGGAGGACAAACAAAAGGAACATTACAGCTGAGCAACAAAAAATTTCTATTGAACACTAATGATGCTACAACCTGGTTTGATGGAAAAACCCAATGGAGTTATCTGAAACACAGCGACGAAGTTAACATCAGCGTACCGTCTGAAGAAGAGCTGCAAAGTATGAATCCCTATGCCTTATTAAATATCTATAAGAAAGGATTTAATTACCAATATAATGGAACAGTGGGAAACAATTATAAAATTACACTTACACCAGAAAATAAGAAAAACGCTTTCTCACGCATCGTTTTATTAATCTCAAAAACTAATTACCAGCCTCAGCATATTACTTTAGAGCAACAGAAAAATAAAAGCGAAATAACTGTGACCGGATATCAGACGAAACAGTCTTTCTCAAATTCATTATTTCAGTTTAATAAAAAGAACTATCCACATGCTGAGATCATTGATTTAAGATAA